A single Oscillospiraceae bacterium DNA region contains:
- a CDS encoding ABC transporter ATP-binding protein, whose protein sequence is MLHIENLNKTFNPGTVIANHALRGVSLTLASGDYVTLIGGNGAGKSTLLSSVAGTFMSDTGRVTIDNVDVTNLPEHKRAPYLGRVFQDPMMGTAAGMNIEENLAIAYRRGKRRSLRWYITAKERKIYRERLATLELGLENRMTDKVGLLSGGQRQALTLLMATLKQPKVLLLDEHTAALDPKTAPKVLDIGDRIISEHKLTTMMVTHNMRDAIRHGNRLIMMNGGHIVLDASGEEKKNLTVENLITKFSHASGEAFAGDQALLG, encoded by the coding sequence ATGCTACACATTGAAAACCTAAACAAAACCTTCAACCCCGGCACTGTTATTGCCAACCATGCCTTGCGCGGCGTCAGCCTGACCCTTGCAAGCGGCGATTATGTAACACTCATCGGCGGCAACGGCGCGGGCAAAAGCACGCTGTTAAGTAGTGTCGCCGGTACGTTCATGTCTGACACCGGACGCGTTACCATTGACAATGTCGATGTGACAAATTTGCCGGAACATAAGCGAGCGCCATACCTCGGACGCGTCTTTCAAGACCCGATGATGGGCACGGCCGCCGGCATGAACATTGAAGAAAACCTTGCCATCGCCTACCGACGCGGCAAGCGGCGCAGTTTGCGCTGGTATATCACGGCAAAAGAGCGTAAAATCTACCGTGAGCGTCTTGCCACATTGGAGCTGGGGTTAGAAAACCGCATGACTGACAAAGTGGGGTTGCTCTCCGGCGGGCAACGGCAAGCATTGACCCTCTTAATGGCAACACTCAAGCAACCCAAAGTATTGTTGCTCGACGAACACACTGCCGCACTCGATCCTAAGACAGCACCTAAAGTGCTGGATATCGGCGACCGAATTATCTCAGAGCATAAACTAACAACCATGATGGTGACGCACAATATGCGCGACGCCATCCGCCACGGCAACCGCCTCATTATGATGAACGGTGGGCACATTGTGCTAGATGCTTCGGGCGAGGAGAAGAAAAATTTGACAGTGGAAAATCTCATTACCAAGTTCAGCCACGCCAGCGGCGAGGCGTTCGCGGGAGATCAAGCGCTCTTAGGCTAA
- a CDS encoding ABC transporter substrate-binding protein: MKKMCKFLALLLVVTFAAASFSACENGGGSDDGNFSIGIIQLLEHPALDAASNGFMEELTAAAESAGYTVTFDLQNAQNDTATLNTIASGFERRGVDLVLANATPSAQAMANVTNEIPIVGVSITTFVGAGLVDSNEAPGGNITGASDMNPVRAQIEMILEFFPDIQTIGLLYSSGEDNSVYQAQLARDVIEDLGLTSDSATIADVNDLRQVATSLAGRVDAIYIPTDNNIAGAMGVIEQVSDSSSTPFFAGEENMTMGGGVATLSVNYEELGRQAGRMAAQILLQGATPATMPIQTAERYNYTVNGYMVERLGIDVPTRFQEFIRMPE, translated from the coding sequence ATGAAAAAAATGTGCAAATTTCTCGCGTTGCTTCTTGTTGTCACTTTTGCGGCTGCCAGCTTTTCTGCTTGTGAGAACGGAGGCGGTTCTGACGACGGTAATTTCAGCATCGGTATTATTCAATTGTTAGAGCATCCGGCACTAGACGCTGCCAGCAACGGCTTTATGGAAGAACTGACGGCGGCGGCAGAGTCCGCGGGATATACCGTAACGTTTGACTTGCAAAACGCGCAAAATGACACCGCCACACTAAATACCATCGCGAGCGGCTTTGAGCGGCGCGGGGTAGACTTGGTACTTGCCAATGCCACGCCCAGCGCACAAGCAATGGCCAATGTAACCAACGAAATCCCTATCGTTGGTGTATCGATTACTACCTTTGTCGGTGCTGGCTTAGTTGACTCTAACGAAGCACCCGGCGGAAATATTACCGGCGCATCCGACATGAACCCCGTTCGTGCGCAAATTGAAATGATTTTGGAGTTTTTCCCCGACATCCAAACTATCGGCTTGCTGTATTCATCGGGCGAGGATAACTCTGTGTATCAAGCGCAATTGGCACGGGATGTTATCGAGGATTTAGGGCTTACCAGCGATTCGGCCACTATCGCCGATGTCAACGACTTGCGCCAAGTCGCTACATCCTTGGCTGGCCGTGTAGATGCCATCTACATACCAACTGACAACAACATCGCCGGCGCAATGGGTGTCATTGAACAAGTCAGCGACAGTTCCAGCACACCGTTCTTCGCCGGCGAAGAAAACATGACCATGGGAGGCGGCGTTGCCACACTCAGCGTCAATTACGAGGAGCTGGGGCGGCAAGCCGGCCGTATGGCAGCGCAAATTCTACTCCAAGGCGCAACCCCGGCAACGATGCCGATTCAAACGGCAGAGCGATACAATTACACTGTCAACGGCTATATGGTCGAGCGTTTGGGCATTGATGTCCCCACGCGTTTCCAAGAATTTATCCGCATGCCGGAATAA
- a CDS encoding ABC transporter permease has protein sequence MFSILQVAVSEGLLWSLMAVGVFYTFRILNMPDLSVEGTLILGAGLAARLIANGGNPFVATLLAICIGAAGGFVTGILHTKLKIPSILAGILTMVGSYSVALRVMSQPNIPLNRWRTFSVFAAFENLLGSLGIAVSYDTIVIIFSVIVAIAIGVLLYCFAGTEIGSAMRASGNNLQMVKAQGVNTNAMIVLCLMISNGLVGLSGALIAQYQGFAVVTMGAGTIVAGLAAVVIAEVLFKFRSFWGRLISIALGSIIYRLVIALVLELGMNPNDLRLLTAITVAVALVLPQTRDWLKRLFGKVRGGAS, from the coding sequence ATGTTTTCCATCTTGCAAGTAGCTGTTTCAGAGGGGTTGCTCTGGTCGCTGATGGCGGTCGGCGTTTTTTATACGTTCCGCATTTTAAATATGCCCGATCTGTCCGTCGAAGGCACGTTGATACTGGGCGCGGGATTGGCAGCGCGGCTGATTGCCAACGGCGGTAATCCGTTTGTGGCCACATTACTTGCCATATGTATTGGCGCGGCAGGCGGCTTTGTCACCGGCATTTTACACACCAAGCTCAAAATACCGTCAATTTTGGCTGGCATTTTGACGATGGTCGGCTCTTACTCAGTCGCCCTTCGTGTCATGTCACAGCCCAATATTCCGCTGAACCGCTGGCGTACATTCTCTGTCTTCGCGGCATTTGAAAACCTGCTTGGATCACTGGGGATAGCCGTTTCTTATGACACCATTGTCATTATCTTCTCTGTTATCGTGGCCATCGCCATTGGTGTGCTCCTCTATTGTTTTGCCGGTACCGAAATCGGCTCTGCCATGCGCGCCAGCGGCAACAACTTACAGATGGTCAAAGCGCAAGGCGTCAACACCAATGCCATGATTGTACTGTGTCTGATGATTTCCAATGGGCTGGTCGGCTTATCGGGCGCGCTGATTGCGCAATACCAAGGCTTTGCAGTTGTCACCATGGGTGCGGGCACAATTGTCGCCGGTCTTGCCGCAGTGGTAATTGCCGAAGTGTTATTTAAGTTCCGCAGCTTTTGGGGGCGGTTGATTTCGATTGCTTTGGGTTCAATTATCTATCGCCTCGTTATCGCCCTTGTATTGGAATTGGGTATGAATCCCAACGACCTGCGATTGCTTACCGCCATCACTGTTGCCGTCGCCTTGGTGTTGCCGCAAACGCGCGACTGGCTCAAAAGGCTGTTCGGCAAAGTGCGGGGAGGAGCTTCATAA
- a CDS encoding TetR/AcrR family transcriptional regulator, with product MARVIDPQKTINTILSVSEKLFLEKGYEKTTTQEIVNETGLSKGTIFHHFKSKEDILAAVLDKHNDSTAQDMHKWLSDMKMLTAKEKIVGLFNRFYDDAERTPLSKMALTSRSPRLIIEDLRAWEKKISPIITDIIKEGNQDGSVKTEFPEECAQLFNLLFCIWCDPVTLECSAEDLHKRLRFVQHMMRLLGVDVASDAFIAKSKKFAEGLYPIKSEELS from the coding sequence ATGGCACGAGTTATTGACCCACAAAAAACGATCAATACCATTCTATCTGTTTCTGAAAAACTTTTTTTGGAAAAAGGCTATGAAAAAACAACGACGCAAGAAATTGTAAACGAGACAGGGCTGTCTAAGGGAACAATTTTTCACCACTTTAAGTCGAAAGAGGATATTTTAGCTGCAGTACTAGACAAACATAACGACTCCACGGCACAGGATATGCACAAATGGCTCTCTGACATGAAAATGTTGACAGCTAAAGAAAAAATCGTGGGTCTGTTCAACAGGTTCTACGACGATGCTGAGAGAACGCCGTTATCAAAAATGGCACTTACGTCTCGAAGCCCCCGACTTATTATTGAGGATTTGAGAGCATGGGAGAAAAAGATATCGCCAATTATCACTGACATCATAAAAGAAGGAAATCAAGATGGTTCGGTAAAAACAGAATTTCCTGAAGAATGCGCTCAGCTATTCAATCTCTTATTTTGCATATGGTGTGACCCTGTTACTCTTGAGTGCAGTGCAGAAGACTTACATAAACGCTTACGGTTTGTCCAGCATATGATGAGACTCTTGGGTGTAGATGTTGCGAGTGATGCATTTATAGCAAAATCTAAGAAGTTTGCAGAAGGATTATATCCAATAAAAAGTGAGGAATTGTCATGA